A stretch of DNA from Paenibacillus albus:
GCTTCACTTTGTTCGTCTGATCGAATGTGACATGCGGATTGTTCTTCATATACCAGAGGAGGTCGCCCTCCGTTAACGTACCTGCGTAGCCGCCTTTATCATCGAGAATCGGAACGGCCGTATAGCGGTGATGCTCCATTCGTTCAAGTGTCTGCCTTAGTGTGGCATCCATTGTCAGCCATACAACTTCCTGCTTAGGCAATAGGAAAAATGCAATGTTCATGTTCGTCTACCCGTCCCTTCTTCTTCATTCCTTATGCACGAAGAGCTCTGGGCTGTTACTTGCCTTTACTTCTTCTCTGCTGTTCGTTTTGATTACGCTAAGGAGAGCGATTGAACCGGTTTTTGTTCCTTCTGCTCATATTCCTCTGGCAGCGGGAGCGATTCTTTCGTCTTTACCGGATCCAGCCAATCTTTAATTAGAGCGGTTGTTTTGGCCAAGTCCTCTTCATCGGCAAAATAGTACCACGTGCCATGCGTGACTTTGCGACGGCCCTCACCCTTCAGCGTATGGCTATAGATCGTACGTTGATTGCTTTGCAGCATGCTCTTGGTTAGATCAATCATGTGCTGTGGAGTCAGATCGGTAGAGAAGTTCTGTCCCATGATATCAATTAGATCGGGAATCTTCGTCCACTGACCTACTTGCGATGCTTTGTTCATGATCGCATTCAAGAAGACCTGATGGCGTCCTGCGCGACTCGTATCTCCGCCCGCATCTTCACGGTAACGAACATAGTTAAGCGCTTCTGTGCCGTTGTACAGCGGTTTACCAGCCTTCACGACGAACTTCTCATGATCGGGATCGTCATTGACGAGATCCTCTGTTATTGGCAGCGAAATGCCGCCCATCGCATCAATGACATCGCGGAAGCCGGTAAAATTAATTGTAGCATAATGATCGACCTTCGAGCCAAACAACTTCTCGACAGTTTCCACCGACATTTTCGCTCCGCCGAATGCATAGGCGTGCGTTATTTTGTCCTGCCACTGATTGCCGGCTTTCGTTGTTTTGCCAACGATATCGACGTAGGTGTCACGTGGAATAGATACCATAAGAATGGCGCCATCCTTCGGTCTTACAACGGTGTAGATCATCGTATCGGAACGCCCTATCTCCTTGCCCCGCTGGTCTACGCCTAGCAGAAGCATCGAGAATGGATCTTCTTTCTTATAGGTCGTTTGCGAAGGCGTATGTCCCTCAAGAGGTTGATACGAATTCTCCAGCTTCTTCTTCACGCTGTCCGACAAGAACAGATCGAATCCCCACATTGCCAGCGCATTGCGGTTATAATAGCCAGCTGTTCCTGCTAGCAGCAGAACGACAAGCACACCTGCCAACCATTTATACATTCGGGATTTTTTCGGCTTTTTCATGATGAAATGTAACGCCCCTTACCACTCATAATTAAACGCAAGCTTCCTTATTTTAAACGAATCCGCGGGAAGGAAAGTTACAGATGGTTATCAGCATTCCGCTGTCAAAAGTGGTGCCATCTAACAATTCGATTACAACAGCATAGTTCGCCTAATGCCGGAATACATACGTAATAAAGGGAAGGTGAGCATCCATATGCAATCGTTCGGAACTGATCCTTCATCAACGGGGATCGATCCTAAAATTGTTGGTCTGTTGTGCTATCTGGGCAGCTTCGTAACCGGCATTCTTTTTCTTGTTCTCGAGAAACGAAGCACATTCGTGCGCTTCCACGCCATGCAATCCATTCTCGTTTCAGTCGTTTTGGTTGTCCTCAATATTGTGCTCGGCTTTATCCCGTTTATAGGCTGGCTGCTTGGGATTTTGCTTGCTCCGCTGTCATTTATATTATGGATTGCATTAATGCTCCTCGCGCTGCAGGGCAAACGGTTCAAACTGCCGATTATCGGCAATTATGCCGAGGAACAGTCCAACCGCTTCTAAGTGATATGCATGCTGAGCAGATAAAAAGACATCAAAAAGAGGCAGCCCATCAGGGCTGCCTCTTGTTTAAACGCGTTACGCGTTATTCATACTATTCTGTAGTGTAAGGAAGCAACGCTACTTGACGGGAACGCTTGATAGCGACTGTCAGAAGACGTTGGTACTTTGCACTAGTACCAGTTACACGACGTGGCAAGATTTTGCCGCGCTCGCTGATAAATTTACGAAGCAAGTCCGTATCTTTATAGTCGATGTGTGTAATTTTGTTAGCTGTGAAGAAACATACTTTACGGCGTTTGTTACGGCCTTTACGACCGCCGAACTTGCGTTCTGGACGCTCGTCGCCACCATCTCTTTGCTTAAAGCTCATGTTTAATCCGTCCTTTCAGTTAGAATGGCAAATCATCTTCCGATATATCGATCGGGCGTCCGTCGTCTGAGAACGGATCACGATTGTCGTTCCTTGGTGTGCCACCTGGACGGCCTCCACCTTGTGAATTACCTCCGCCGAAGCCACCTTGTTGGTTGCCTCCGCTGTAGTTGCCGTTACCGCCGCTATAGCTTGGTGCGCCTTCATCACGCGGACCATTATCGCGGTTGCCGGATTCCAAGAAACGAACGTTATCGGCAATAACTTCCGTCACGTAGACGCGCTTGCCTTCGTTGTTCTCGTAATTCCGAACCTGGATACGGCCTTCGACCGCTGTTAGACGGCCTTTGCGCAGATAGTTCGCACAAGTTTCAGCGAGTTGACGCCAAGTTACGATGGGGATGAAATCCGCTTCCCGCTCGCCGCCTTGACCTCCGCTTTGGAACGGACGATCCACTGCAAGCGTGAATTGCGTGACCGCAACGCCTGCTGGTGTATAACGCATTTCAGGGTCCCTCGTTAATCTGCCAATGAGAATAACACGGTTCAACAATTGTAAATCGCCTCCAATCGAACATCACTTACGTACGTTTGACGAGCAATTAAGCTACGTCTCTTGTGATCAGGCAACGGATAACTTCATCCGTAATCTTCATGACGCGGTCAAGTTCTGCAACAACTTCATTAGTGCCGTTGAAGTTAACCAGTACGTAGATACCGTCACGAATCTTGTTGATCTCATACGCAAGGCGGCGTTTACCGATCACATCGTGTTTGATGATCTCTCCACCGTTTCCGATGATCGCTTGGAACTTTTCAGTGATAGCTTGTACCGCTTCCTGTTCCACTTCCGGACGAATGATGTACATCACTTCGTATTTGCGCATATGTTTCACCTCCTCTTGGACTATGCGGCCCCCATAACTGGGAGCAAGGAGCGAGTTAGTTTCTCGCATACCTGAATACTATACCAAACTTCATACACCCTTGACAAGTGCGGATTTCATAACAACGCCTGCCTCATTCTTCCGTTCATGAACTTTGCATGCAAGACGCACACTAAGGGTCAGGACATGCGCTGCGTCCTCATTTATGTATCCTTCATGGAGGTGTACTTGAATTATGGGTGAATGGACGGAATTCCGAGAAGGCGATCGCGCGCCTAATGATGGTCTCTATATCGAGATCGGTGAAGCTTCATTTCATA
This window harbors:
- a CDS encoding CBS domain-containing protein is translated as MNIAFFLLPKQEVVWLTMDATLRQTLERMEHHRYTAVPILDDKGGYAGTLTEGDLLWYMKNNPHVTFDQTNKVKLSEVQMRLSNRAVQIDANMEDLVSLAKIQNFVPVVDDMNRFIGIVRRSDIIDYCEALIVQSSIQSNKEMAAG
- the rpsF gene encoding 30S ribosomal protein S6 is translated as MRKYEVMYIIRPEVEQEAVQAITEKFQAIIGNGGEIIKHDVIGKRRLAYEINKIRDGIYVLVNFNGTNEVVAELDRVMKITDEVIRCLITRDVA
- the ssb gene encoding single-stranded DNA-binding protein gives rise to the protein MLNRVILIGRLTRDPEMRYTPAGVAVTQFTLAVDRPFQSGGQGGEREADFIPIVTWRQLAETCANYLRKGRLTAVEGRIQVRNYENNEGKRVYVTEVIADNVRFLESGNRDNGPRDEGAPSYSGGNGNYSGGNQQGGFGGGNSQGGGRPGGTPRNDNRDPFSDDGRPIDISEDDLPF
- a CDS encoding LCP family protein, with amino-acid sequence MKKPKKSRMYKWLAGVLVVLLLAGTAGYYNRNALAMWGFDLFLSDSVKKKLENSYQPLEGHTPSQTTYKKEDPFSMLLLGVDQRGKEIGRSDTMIYTVVRPKDGAILMVSIPRDTYVDIVGKTTKAGNQWQDKITHAYAFGGAKMSVETVEKLFGSKVDHYATINFTGFRDVIDAMGGISLPITEDLVNDDPDHEKFVVKAGKPLYNGTEALNYVRYREDAGGDTSRAGRHQVFLNAIMNKASQVGQWTKIPDLIDIMGQNFSTDLTPQHMIDLTKSMLQSNQRTIYSHTLKGEGRRKVTHGTWYYFADEEDLAKTTALIKDWLDPVKTKESLPLPEEYEQKEQKPVQSLSLA
- a CDS encoding DUF4870 domain-containing protein; this translates as MQSFGTDPSSTGIDPKIVGLLCYLGSFVTGILFLVLEKRSTFVRFHAMQSILVSVVLVVLNIVLGFIPFIGWLLGILLAPLSFILWIALMLLALQGKRFKLPIIGNYAEEQSNRF
- the rpsR gene encoding 30S ribosomal protein S18 produces the protein MSFKQRDGGDERPERKFGGRKGRNKRRKVCFFTANKITHIDYKDTDLLRKFISERGKILPRRVTGTSAKYQRLLTVAIKRSRQVALLPYTTE